One window from the genome of Bacteroidales bacterium encodes:
- a CDS encoding energy-coupling factor transporter transmembrane protein EcfT, protein MFKHKHKWRVVITAFIILMIISASAAVAYKCYLSKVLLSGKFDVIMDGMTETQAANIKVFGYSPRETILVLDKLPGNSVWEYKGNRNFSKLMIYSGTEILIKKVKVLYGSRETTAENLHLNSDTEADISLKLKPRTSFWAIVWNMLSWKEAHLGFIAILIMLFIYVASMFIFLKYMPVRRFYQVLWYLFVFVLLIHIFFYVYTGFYLNTSGLFMIILFMLLVYILIMFIKRLARSQKHLKEIRLSITSIALLLLLTEVLFIITGYKSTRLEHGFPGYYYSPYNTKNKKYFHTWDSNHKLVNAEYCYMRMINTEKLSDREHSIIKSENEFRIIGVGDSFTEGDGAHADSTWLKFLERGLMKYPIRKQLTFMNAGVCGSDPFYSYILVKEKLMKYKPDMVILPVNISDITDIHIRGGIDRFRPDGTVVFNKAPWWEPVYASLRISRLLFAALGYDALLCSKTKENYEADKEKIMEAVVLFNELAKKNDFIFIVAFHPLKGEINSKMMALEDVCEKLHNKIPDGVLNMMDYFIVYEGIGPSNSSEYYWTEDGHHNAKGYELFARGVEWKLKEMGIIDSLMKE, encoded by the coding sequence TTGTTTAAGCATAAACATAAGTGGCGTGTTGTTATTACAGCATTTATCATTTTGATGATAATTTCGGCATCGGCTGCCGTTGCTTATAAATGCTATTTATCAAAGGTCCTACTATCCGGCAAATTTGATGTAATCATGGACGGAATGACCGAAACACAGGCTGCCAACATCAAAGTATTTGGGTACTCACCCCGGGAAACAATACTGGTTTTGGATAAACTGCCGGGAAATTCTGTATGGGAATACAAAGGCAACAGGAATTTTTCGAAACTTATGATTTATTCCGGCACGGAAATTCTGATAAAGAAAGTAAAAGTTTTGTATGGTAGCAGAGAAACCACGGCTGAAAACCTTCATTTAAATTCTGATACCGAAGCCGATATTTCCTTAAAATTAAAACCCAGGACTTCTTTTTGGGCAATTGTATGGAATATGTTATCATGGAAAGAAGCCCACTTGGGATTCATTGCTATATTAATAATGCTTTTTATTTATGTAGCTTCCATGTTTATTTTCCTGAAGTACATGCCGGTAAGACGTTTTTACCAAGTGCTCTGGTATTTATTTGTTTTTGTGCTGCTGATTCATATTTTCTTCTACGTATATACAGGCTTTTACTTAAACACTTCGGGTTTGTTTATGATTATCCTGTTTATGCTGCTGGTTTATATACTGATAATGTTCATTAAGCGTTTAGCCCGCTCTCAGAAACATCTGAAGGAGATAAGGTTGAGCATAACAAGCATCGCCTTGCTGCTTTTATTGACAGAAGTCTTGTTTATAATCACCGGGTACAAAAGCACGAGGCTTGAACATGGGTTTCCCGGCTATTATTATTCCCCATACAATACCAAAAACAAAAAATATTTTCACACATGGGACAGCAATCATAAGCTGGTGAACGCCGAATACTGCTATATGCGGATGATAAACACGGAAAAATTATCCGACAGGGAGCACAGTATCATAAAATCTGAAAATGAATTCCGCATCATCGGTGTGGGTGATTCATTTACAGAGGGGGACGGTGCACATGCCGATTCTACCTGGCTGAAATTTCTTGAAAGAGGGCTTATGAAATACCCGATAAGAAAACAACTTACCTTCATGAATGCCGGCGTTTGTGGAAGCGACCCCTTTTATTCATACATTTTAGTAAAGGAAAAACTGATGAAGTATAAACCCGATATGGTTATCCTGCCCGTAAATATATCTGATATAACGGATATTCATATCCGGGGCGGCATAGATCGTTTCAGGCCTGACGGCACTGTTGTGTTCAATAAAGCGCCCTGGTGGGAACCCGTCTATGCTTCCCTGCGTATTTCAAGGCTTTTGTTTGCAGCCTTGGGGTATGATGCATTACTGTGCAGTAAAACCAAAGAGAACTATGAAGCCGATAAAGAGAAAATCATGGAAGCGGTAGTGCTTTTTAATGAGCTGGCAAAAAAGAATGATTTTATTTTTATCGTGGCCTTTCATCCTTTAAAGGGCGAAATAAATTCAAAAATGATGGCACTGGAAGATGTTTGTGAGAAGCTCCACAATAAAATTCCTGACGGGGTTTTGAACATGATGGACTACTTTATTGTGTACGAAGGAATAGGGCCATCAAACAGTTCAGAATATTACTGGACCGAAGACGGCCACCACAATGCAAAAGGATATGAATTGTTTGCCCGAGGTGTTGAATGGAAATTGAAAGAAATGGGAATTATTGATTCACTTATGAAAGAATGA
- the idi gene encoding isopentenyl-diphosphate Delta-isomerase yields MLNIIVIDEKDKIIGFKDKMTVHKTGLLHRAFSVFIMNSKNELLIQQRALNKYHSAGLWSNTCCSHFVSEKNEGEQAEKRLKEEMGITSQLRWIFNYRYTVKLDNELTENEIVYAYLGFSDEVPHPDKEEVHEWKYIQIRALLKDMKKQPDTYTYWFKFAMREFVEKFKNFNIV; encoded by the coding sequence ATGCTGAATATTATTGTAATTGATGAAAAAGACAAGATAATTGGTTTTAAGGATAAAATGACCGTGCATAAAACAGGCTTGTTGCATCGTGCATTTTCAGTTTTTATTATGAATTCAAAAAATGAATTGCTTATACAGCAAAGGGCATTGAACAAATATCATTCCGCTGGTCTGTGGTCGAACACATGCTGTAGTCATTTTGTCTCTGAAAAAAATGAAGGTGAGCAAGCGGAGAAAAGATTGAAAGAAGAAATGGGGATTACATCTCAACTGCGATGGATTTTCAACTACAGGTACACCGTGAAACTGGATAATGAACTAACTGAAAACGAAATTGTATACGCCTATTTGGGTTTTTCCGATGAAGTACCGCATCCGGACAAAGAGGAAGTGCACGAATGGAAATATATTCAGATAAGGGCGCTGTTAAAGGATATGAAAAAGCAGCCGGATACTTATACGTACTGGTTTAAATTTGCCATGAGAGAATTTGTCGAAAAATTTAAAAACTTCAATATTGTTTAA
- a CDS encoding radical SAM protein, with translation MKVALIQCPAWVTTAPPYALSLLGSALKRDGHEVRCFDLNTDIYLAIKNSKNNKTHINPESWTNYKIENDFTNTDFINELFEAFEKIIYEAIDEILSFNPCVICFSVHATSNLFSYELTRIIKGKVPEKVVFWGGPYCFVSYENLNRIRQIKPEIDVVCSGDGESDLPALLTYYENNGKFKNTRGYWFRLMMDETENYKNDVPTSDIDNIPFADLSFFKQDNYSWEHLPVMISRGCVNRCSFCNEWTCWNKYQFRDPVKVADEIKYQLEKNPRIKTFWLTCSNMGGNIQGVKKFCDLLIQEQIHITWDSQLAIRKELTPELLKKMKEAGCNYLHYGLESASNRVLRLMNKGYERKLAARVLMDTAKANISFNFNLIVGFPGENTLNFIETLFFVKRFLRYGIASSVAACNIPINSDLNKHYEKYNISSHDSSTWRTINNRNTYQIRQLRMYFTRQLYNSKIINLFHLAYRLLKKNSFLSLLFHYFSYFIFFAWVSHVFFILAVISVYNSAKAIFIKNTGKTRHDDSEEIKTIILFEINKRINPETAEQIVRKQTNENLIINLNKILDHFNNKELLALLYKEIEGIPAKIIIRELKNKSNKKIIEEIEKTYLKQGIDMHRY, from the coding sequence ATGAAAGTCGCATTGATACAATGTCCGGCATGGGTAACAACAGCTCCTCCTTATGCGCTATCACTCTTAGGCAGCGCGCTAAAGAGAGACGGGCATGAAGTAAGGTGTTTTGACCTTAATACAGATATTTATTTAGCGATAAAAAACTCAAAAAATAATAAAACACATATTAATCCAGAATCATGGACAAATTATAAAATTGAAAATGATTTTACAAACACTGATTTTATTAATGAACTTTTTGAGGCCTTTGAGAAAATAATATACGAAGCTATTGACGAGATTTTAAGCTTTAATCCTTGTGTGATTTGTTTTTCCGTTCATGCTACAAGCAATTTGTTTAGTTATGAATTAACCAGGATTATTAAGGGTAAAGTACCTGAAAAAGTCGTTTTCTGGGGAGGGCCTTATTGTTTCGTCAGTTATGAAAACCTTAACCGTATAAGGCAAATTAAACCCGAAATTGATGTGGTATGTTCTGGCGACGGCGAAAGTGACTTGCCTGCATTGCTTACATATTATGAAAATAATGGTAAATTCAAGAATACCAGGGGATATTGGTTCCGGTTAATGATGGATGAAACCGAAAACTATAAAAATGATGTTCCCACCTCAGACATTGATAATATTCCTTTTGCTGATCTGAGTTTTTTTAAACAGGATAATTATTCTTGGGAACATTTGCCGGTAATGATCAGCAGGGGTTGCGTAAACCGTTGTTCTTTCTGTAATGAATGGACCTGCTGGAATAAATACCAGTTCAGGGATCCTGTAAAAGTAGCAGATGAAATCAAATATCAACTGGAAAAAAATCCGCGGATAAAAACCTTTTGGCTGACATGCTCGAATATGGGTGGCAATATTCAGGGGGTAAAGAAATTTTGTGACCTGCTCATACAGGAACAAATACATATTACATGGGATTCTCAGTTGGCTATAAGAAAAGAACTGACGCCTGAATTGTTGAAAAAAATGAAGGAGGCGGGCTGCAATTACCTGCATTATGGGCTTGAGAGCGCCAGCAACCGGGTACTCAGGCTTATGAATAAGGGCTATGAACGAAAATTAGCTGCAAGGGTGCTGATGGATACTGCCAAGGCTAATATTAGTTTTAATTTCAACCTGATTGTCGGGTTTCCTGGCGAAAACACCCTGAATTTCATTGAAACATTATTCTTTGTTAAAAGATTTTTGAGATATGGCATTGCCTCATCTGTTGCTGCTTGTAATATCCCGATTAATTCGGATTTAAACAAGCATTATGAAAAATACAACATCAGTTCGCATGATTCCAGTACATGGCGAACTATAAATAACAGAAATACATATCAAATAAGACAACTCCGGATGTATTTCACAAGACAGTTGTACAATTCAAAAATCATTAATTTATTTCATCTTGCATACAGGTTGTTAAAAAAGAACTCTTTTTTATCTCTCCTTTTTCATTATTTTTCTTATTTTATATTTTTTGCATGGGTCTCCCATGTGTTTTTCATATTAGCTGTAATATCTGTATATAATTCCGCCAAAGCCATCTTCATTAAAAACACAGGTAAAACAAGACATGATGATTCTGAAGAGATAAAAACAATAATTTTATTCGAAATTAATAAAAGAATTAACCCCGAAACAGCGGAACAAATTGTGAGAAAACAAACAAATGAGAATTTAATAATTAATTTAAATAAAATTCTTGATCATTTTAATAATAAAGAGTTATTGGCCCTGTTATATAAAGAAATCGAGGGCATTCCCGCAAAAATTATCATAAGGGAACTAAAAAACAAATCGAATAAAAAGATAATAGAAGAGATAGAAAAAACTTATTTAAAACAAGGTATTGACATGCATAGATATTAG
- a CDS encoding radical SAM protein → MKKEQNKNNHKITDNIYCYAPYRSVYFDFYGQAFPCCENRKYYYGKYPKDSLNDIWFGNKIRRFRTLMKRKKLHKGCATCRYYLKKGSPESMKAWYYGFFPQHETYPTKIEFQLANTCNLECFMCDGESSSMLRTASLKLPPLSNPYDDDFIKQLEDYIPHLKQAHFVGGEPFMIPVFYKIWKKIIEVNPKCLLIVQTNATILNDEIESLIEKGRFLFNISLDTVDKEKYEKIRINANFEKTMKNIHYFIDYCNRNNTELTITACPMQQNWKTLPDLVNFSNTNNVKLFFHTVYYPQKASLFGMPNRELKIIHKVLTSIYLPENSEIEKENLRNYNALLLQIEKLYTKRSLKLKYALKEKRKNIKLNIRRHFSFLSA, encoded by the coding sequence ATGAAAAAAGAACAGAATAAAAATAATCATAAAATTACAGATAATATATATTGCTATGCTCCCTACCGGAGCGTTTATTTTGATTTTTATGGACAGGCTTTTCCTTGTTGCGAAAATAGAAAATATTACTACGGCAAATATCCTAAAGATTCTCTGAATGATATCTGGTTTGGTAACAAGATAAGGCGTTTCCGAACATTGATGAAACGTAAAAAATTGCATAAAGGTTGTGCCACGTGCAGGTATTACCTGAAGAAAGGCAGCCCGGAAAGTATGAAAGCATGGTATTATGGTTTTTTTCCACAGCATGAAACATACCCGACTAAAATAGAATTCCAGCTGGCCAATACCTGCAACCTAGAGTGCTTTATGTGTGACGGGGAATCTTCTTCAATGCTAAGAACAGCTTCCTTGAAACTTCCGCCGTTATCTAACCCATATGATGATGACTTTATAAAACAACTTGAAGATTATATTCCTCATTTGAAACAGGCTCATTTTGTTGGAGGAGAACCATTCATGATCCCTGTCTTTTATAAAATATGGAAAAAAATTATCGAGGTTAATCCTAAATGCCTTCTGATCGTTCAGACCAATGCCACTATACTTAATGATGAAATAGAATCATTAATTGAGAAAGGAAGATTTTTATTCAATATTTCTTTAGATACAGTTGATAAAGAGAAATACGAAAAAATAAGAATCAATGCGAATTTTGAGAAAACAATGAAAAATATCCATTATTTCATTGATTATTGTAACAGAAATAATACCGAACTGACTATTACTGCTTGCCCGATGCAGCAGAACTGGAAAACCTTGCCTGACTTGGTTAATTTTTCAAATACGAATAATGTCAAGCTGTTTTTTCATACGGTTTATTACCCACAAAAGGCCTCTTTATTTGGTATGCCAAACAGAGAATTAAAAATTATACATAAAGTACTTACCAGTATTTACTTGCCAGAAAATTCAGAAATAGAAAAAGAAAATCTCAGAAATTATAATGCTTTGCTTTTGCAGATAGAAAAATTGTATACAAAGAGATCGTTGAAACTTAAATATGCTTTAAAAGAAAAACGAAAAAATATCAAGCTGAATATTAGAAGGCACTTTTCTTTTTTATCCGCATGA
- a CDS encoding radical SAM protein gives MAFINKFKNQSFSDPIVCKAPFRSIFFDFHGNAYPCCENKTYSYGKYPNQSIHEIWFGEKINKFRLLIKKRNLDHGCVSCKPALTPGNGQITKSTYYECVPGTEKYPSRIEFQLSNQCNLECFMCDSYSSSVIRGKIGLKQYHNPYDDSFVEQLEEFIPFLKQTHFVGGEPFMIPVFFKIWEKIISLNPQCEIIVQTNATVFNENIKSLLERGRFSFNISIDSLKKDMYERIRKNARFEDTMAHIYYFIDYCRRKKTDLKLTACPMQQNWTEIPDLIRFSNKNDIKIHFHTVLFPARVSFFGCTREELNNIYIKLSEVKINSQTITAQYNLKSFNHLLYQLKHFYTNYDIKEKFKHKDLV, from the coding sequence TTGGCCTTTATCAATAAGTTCAAAAATCAGTCTTTTTCTGATCCTATAGTATGCAAAGCGCCATTCCGTAGTATTTTTTTTGATTTTCACGGGAATGCATACCCCTGCTGCGAAAACAAAACCTATTCTTATGGTAAATACCCCAATCAGTCAATTCATGAGATATGGTTTGGTGAAAAAATAAATAAATTCCGGCTACTGATCAAAAAAAGAAATTTAGACCATGGCTGCGTTTCATGCAAGCCTGCTTTAACGCCGGGAAACGGACAGATCACGAAATCCACTTATTATGAATGTGTCCCGGGAACTGAAAAGTATCCTTCACGTATTGAGTTCCAGCTCTCCAACCAGTGCAACCTTGAATGTTTTATGTGCGATTCATATTCTTCATCCGTAATCAGGGGAAAGATCGGATTAAAGCAATATCATAATCCTTACGACGATTCTTTTGTAGAGCAGTTGGAAGAATTTATCCCATTCCTGAAGCAAACACATTTTGTGGGCGGAGAGCCGTTTATGATTCCGGTTTTTTTTAAAATATGGGAAAAGATCATCAGCCTGAACCCGCAATGCGAGATCATAGTGCAGACAAATGCTACTGTGTTTAATGAAAATATAAAATCTCTGCTGGAAAGGGGAAGGTTTTCATTTAACATCTCTATCGACTCACTGAAGAAAGATATGTATGAACGTATAAGGAAAAATGCAAGGTTTGAGGACACAATGGCTCATATATATTATTTTATTGATTACTGCAGGCGAAAAAAAACAGACCTTAAGCTCACTGCCTGCCCCATGCAGCAAAACTGGACGGAAATACCCGACCTGATCAGGTTTTCAAATAAAAACGATATCAAGATTCATTTTCACACAGTACTTTTCCCAGCCAGAGTGTCTTTTTTCGGATGTACCCGAGAAGAATTAAATAACATTTATATTAAATTGTCAGAAGTTAAGATAAACAGCCAGACCATTACTGCGCAATATAATCTTAAATCTTTTAATCATTTGCTGTATCAGTTAAAACATTTTTATACAAATTATGACATAAAAGAAAAATTCAAGCACAAAGATCTTGTTTGA
- a CDS encoding radical SAM protein — translation MKKIPKDLLKQYNATRDPFQTHIFCHAPFRSLFFSLNGNVYTCCANKKFVVGKYPKRSPREIWFGRKINRLRKKLISNNLSLGCNSCAENIKMGNFNIMASKIYDNVPTNEIYPSRLDFNLSNICNLECIMCNGGDSSAIFKKQKALTTLQTKQYNLNLYGKKFVEEIREFIPHLKTAFFIGGEPFLIKVFYDLWEIFTEVNNECELVIQTNGTILSNKIKMLLEKGRFYFNVSLDSLDKKTFEMIRVNANFEKTMSNLEYFIEYAERKNTYTNLTVCPVQQNWKEIPHLVNFANEKKISIYFNTVFKPGFCSFSGFNNKQRNEVIDYYSSFNFPEKTNWERINKASFKTLINQLRNFY, via the coding sequence ATGAAAAAAATTCCAAAAGATTTACTAAAACAGTACAATGCAACGAGGGATCCATTTCAGACACATATATTTTGTCATGCTCCTTTCCGGTCCTTATTCTTTTCTTTAAATGGCAATGTTTATACATGTTGTGCAAATAAGAAATTTGTTGTGGGAAAATATCCAAAGAGATCCCCTCGTGAAATATGGTTTGGGAGGAAAATAAACAGGTTAAGAAAAAAACTTATATCCAACAATCTTTCTCTGGGTTGCAATTCGTGCGCCGAGAACATTAAAATGGGGAATTTTAATATTATGGCTTCCAAAATTTATGATAATGTGCCAACAAATGAAATATACCCCTCTAGACTTGATTTTAACCTGTCAAATATATGTAACCTTGAGTGCATTATGTGTAATGGCGGTGATTCATCTGCAATATTCAAAAAACAAAAAGCGCTGACAACTCTTCAAACAAAGCAATATAATTTAAATCTTTACGGAAAAAAATTTGTTGAGGAAATCCGGGAATTCATTCCCCATCTCAAAACTGCTTTTTTCATCGGGGGAGAGCCTTTTCTGATTAAAGTATTTTATGATTTATGGGAGATATTCACTGAGGTAAATAATGAATGCGAACTGGTCATTCAAACAAATGGTACCATTCTGAGCAATAAGATAAAAATGTTACTGGAAAAGGGAAGATTCTACTTTAATGTTTCCTTGGATTCGTTGGATAAAAAAACCTTTGAAATGATAAGAGTTAATGCCAACTTTGAAAAAACCATGTCGAACCTGGAGTACTTTATTGAATATGCTGAGAGAAAAAACACATACACAAACCTGACCGTATGCCCTGTCCAGCAAAACTGGAAAGAAATTCCGCATTTGGTGAATTTTGCAAACGAAAAAAAAATATCTATTTATTTTAATACAGTTTTCAAACCCGGATTCTGTTCATTTTCTGGCTTTAACAATAAACAGCGAAATGAGGTCATTGATTATTATTCTTCTTTTAATTTCCCCGAAAAAACAAATTGGGAACGAATAAACAAAGCATCCTTTAAAACTTTAATTAATCAGCTTAGAAACTTTTATTGA